From a region of the Mytilus galloprovincialis chromosome 3, xbMytGall1.hap1.1, whole genome shotgun sequence genome:
- the LOC143068724 gene encoding uncharacterized protein LOC143068724, whose amino-acid sequence MESCTYYMSWVRDPGPQTMILYPPAIDGSMEFELSRIEDYLEKPEGYCDDSVDIPVLRGTPISLCTNTDRYMLRNPCKIILIGEEKMQLTTDSYLPFELQCDVIGLKMLDGHIDADVNEYTTNNKGTLQQSTHGRSTVLEALDKYTLYDNKNILYLNMPDMFWEIITPLLNSGVLKGFHQLIIDINLHRISKKLPVGTIRTYFSELKRIESYGFDLFQSIKLGNGVKFGKNSEHHRLNYVKTRPPFGKST is encoded by the exons ATGGAGTCATGTACTTACTACATGTCCTGGGTCAGAGATCCTGGACCACAAACCATGATATTGTACCCTCCAGCTATTGATG GTTCAATGGAATTTGAGCTTTCAAGAATAGAAGACTATTTAGAGAAACCAGAAGGGTATTGTGATGATAGTGTAGATATACCAGTCTTGAGGGGTACTCCTATATCATTATGTACCAACACTGACAGATATATGTTGAGAAATCCTTGTAAAATTATTCTTATAGG ggaGGAGAAAATGCAATTAACTACGGATTCATATTTGCCATTTGAGCTTCAATGTGATGTCATTGGATTGAAGATGTTAGATGGTCATATTGATGCAGATGTTAATGAATATACAACCAATAATAAAGG AACTTTACAACAGTCTACCCATGGAAGATCAACAGTGTTAGAAGCACTGGACAAATACACATTGTACGACAACAAGAACATTTTATATCTGAACATGCCAGACATGTTTTGGGAAATCATTACACCATTGCTAAATTCTGGAGTCCTAAAG gGGTTTCATCAGCTTATCATTGACATCAATCTCCACAGAATATCAAAGAAGCTGCCGGTCGGAACAATCAGAACTTACTTCAGTGAACTTAAACGTATTGAATCTTATGGCTTTGATCTCTTCCAATCTATAAAGCTTGGAAATGGTGTTAAATTCGGAAAAAACAGCGAACATCACAGACTTAATTATGTGAAAACAAGACCACCATTTGGAAAATCAACATA